A single region of the Salipaludibacillus sp. LMS25 genome encodes:
- a CDS encoding lipopolysaccharide assembly LapA domain-containing protein produces the protein MRGQWGLISGLIFVLLIAIFAVINVEAVRVNYLFGTADWPLILVILVSVLMGGLIVGSVGIFKVYQLQQEVKRLKVKIETTRKGDETTQKMKASQTETSPNHDVGKNE, from the coding sequence ATGAGAGGACAATGGGGTTTGATCTCTGGACTAATCTTTGTATTATTAATCGCCATATTCGCTGTTATTAATGTAGAGGCAGTTAGAGTTAATTATTTGTTCGGTACTGCTGATTGGCCGCTTATTCTTGTTATTCTCGTTTCTGTTTTAATGGGAGGATTAATTGTAGGAAGCGTTGGCATATTTAAGGTTTATCAGCTTCAACAGGAAGTCAAACGACTGAAAGTAAAGATTGAAACAACAAGAAAGGGAGACGAAACAACACAGAAAATGAAGGCTTCTCAGACAGAAACATCGCCAAATCATGATGTGGGAAAAAACGAATAA
- a CDS encoding cation diffusion facilitator family transporter yields the protein MEQDTRYKKVRIGAWVGILGNLILAIIKGVVGLMADSRALVADALHSASDVAGSIAVLIGVKAARQPPDEDHPYGHGKAETVTAIIVAVLLFIVGVEIALGAFRSFNEPIAVPGSMAIYAIVFSIVVKELMFRYKFHLGKKYKSDALITDAWHHRSDVFSSLAALLGVGAAIFGGYVGIDWLVYMDPIAGLVVSLLIMKMGWKLGSEAIHNTLDHVLHEEDTEGMWAQSRSVSGVLKVDELLAREHGHYVIVDIKIAVDPHITVEQGHAIGKDVKNELMQDGYVQDVRVHVNPYVREE from the coding sequence ATGGAACAGGACACGCGATACAAAAAGGTTCGCATTGGTGCATGGGTTGGTATTTTGGGAAATCTGATTCTTGCTATTATTAAAGGTGTCGTCGGGTTAATGGCTGATAGTCGAGCGCTCGTAGCAGATGCACTCCATTCAGCATCAGACGTTGCAGGGTCTATTGCCGTTCTAATCGGTGTAAAGGCAGCTAGGCAACCACCTGATGAGGATCATCCATATGGGCACGGCAAGGCGGAGACAGTGACAGCGATCATTGTCGCTGTGCTGCTGTTTATCGTCGGGGTTGAAATCGCTTTGGGTGCATTTCGATCGTTTAATGAGCCTATTGCTGTTCCTGGATCTATGGCAATCTATGCCATTGTATTTTCTATTGTAGTAAAAGAATTAATGTTTCGGTATAAGTTTCATTTGGGTAAAAAGTATAAAAGTGATGCATTAATAACGGATGCATGGCATCATCGTTCTGATGTTTTTTCATCTTTAGCTGCGTTATTAGGGGTTGGAGCTGCTATCTTTGGTGGATATGTAGGGATTGACTGGCTCGTTTACATGGATCCGATAGCTGGTCTAGTCGTCTCTTTACTTATTATGAAAATGGGATGGAAGCTTGGCAGTGAAGCGATTCATAATACACTTGACCATGTGTTACATGAAGAAGACACAGAGGGAATGTGGGCTCAGTCCCGGTCTGTTTCTGGCGTACTTAAAGTTGATGAATTGTTAGCAAGAGAACATGGTCATTATGTGATAGTTGATATAAAGATAGCTGTTGATCCTCATATTACTGTTGAGCAGGGGCATGCTATTGGAAAAGATGTGAAGAACGAGCTAATGCAAGATGGATATGTACAAGATGTGCGTGTCCATGTAAATCCTTATGTGAGAGAGGAGTGA